A region from the Dryobates pubescens isolate bDryPub1 chromosome 39, bDryPub1.pri, whole genome shotgun sequence genome encodes:
- the LOC128899051 gene encoding gamma-aminobutyric acid type B receptor subunit 1-like, producing MLPLLLPLLALSAAPGSSSSIHTNLTEGCQVLHPPRDGGIRYRGLTPEEVRSVRLLPFDYEIEFVCRPGREPLGPKVRKCQRDGTWTAMAQPSRCRDCT from the exons atgctgcctctgctgctgcccctcctggctCTGAGCGCAGCCCccggcagctccagctccatccaCACCAACCTGACCGAAG gctgccaggtgctgcacccGCCCCGGGATGGAGGCATCCGGTACCGGGGGCTGACCCCCGAGGAGGTGCGCAGCGTGCGGCTGCTGCCCTTCGACTACGAGATTGAGTTCGTCTGCAGGCCGGGCCGGGAGCCGCTGGGGCCCAAGGTGCGCAAGTGCCAGCGCGACGGCACCTGGACGGccatggcacagcccagccgcTGCCGTGA CTGCACCTGA
- the GABBR1 gene encoding gamma-aminobutyric acid type B receptor subunit 1, producing the protein MERVPVEGSWAEYSCNPGFRLVGSARSNCTKLGRWSAPKPSCELRRPLSGKKAVHVGALFPMSGGWPGGQACLPAVRMALEDINSRRDILPDYELRLIHHDSKCDPGQATKYLYELLYNDPIKIILMPGCSSVSTLVAEAARMWNLIVLSYGSSSPALSNRQRFPTFFRTHPSATLHNPTRVQLFRKWGWTKIATIQQTTEVFTSTLDDLDQRVREAGLEITFRQSFFSDPAAPVRNLKRQDARIIVGLFYETEARKVFCEVYKEKLYGKKYVWFLIGWYADNWFRIKDPAINCTQAEMAEAVEGHVTTEIVMLNPENTRSISNMTSQEFIEKLQKRLGKNPEETGGFQEAPLAYDAIWALALALNKTSAELAKKGLRLEDFNYNNKNITDEIYRALNSSAFEGVSGHVVFDASGSRMAWTLIEQLQGGVYKKIGYYDSTKDNLSWYNNDKWIGGAPPADYTKVITTFRFLSQKLFISVSVLASLGILLAIICLAFNIYNGHVRYIQNSQPYLNNMTAVGCTLALAAVFPLGLDGYHIGPGLFPFVCQARLWLLGLGFSLAYGSMFTKIWWVHTVFTKKEDKKEKRKTLEPWKLYATVGLLVGLDVVTLIIWQIVDPLHRTIEEFTKEEPKTDTDVSILPQLEHCSSTKMNTWLGIFYGSKGLLLLLGIFLAYETKSVSTEKINDHRAVGMAIYNVAVLCLITAPVTMILSSQQDAAFAFASLAVVFSSYITLVVLFVPKMRRLITRGEWQSEQQDTMKTGSSTNNNEEEKSRLLEKENRELEKIIAEKEERVSELRQQLQDRQQLRSRRRSSNPARDADNHFPPGVGSSPAPPAPFYQPNLPLVRCLVTEQAEKLGRANCDGSRVHLLYK; encoded by the exons ATGGAGAGGGTGCCGGTGGAGGGCAGCTGGGCCGAGTACAGCTGCAACCCAGGCTTCCGGCTGGTGGGCAGCGCCCGCAGCAACTGCACCAAGCTGGGGCGCTGGAGCGCCCCCAAGCCCAGCTGCGAGC tTCGTCGCCCCCTCTCAG GGAAGAAGGCCGTCCACGTGGGGGCGCTGTTCCCCATGAGCGGGGGGTGGCCGGGGGGCCAGGCCTGCCTGCCCGCCGTCCGCATGGCCCTGGAGGACATCAACAGCCGCAGAGACATCCTGCCCGACTACGAACTGCGGCTGATCCACCACGACAGCAAG tgTGACCCTGGCCAGGCCACCAAGTACCTCTATGAGCTCCTCTACAACGACCCCATCAAGATCATCCtgatgccaggctgcagcagcgtCTCCACCCTGGTGGCTGAGGCTGCTCGGATGTGGAACCTCATCGTG cTGTCCTACGGCTCCAGCTCGCCGGCGCTGTCCAACCGCCAGCGCTTCCCAACCTTCTTCCGCACTCACCCCTCGGCCACGCTGCACAACCCCACGCGGGTGCAGCTCTTCCGCAAGTGGGGCTGGACCAAGATCGCCACCATCCAGCAGACCACGGAGGTCTTCACCTCG accctGGATGACCTGGACCAGCGGGTGAGGGAAGCAGGTCTGGAGATCACCTTCCGCCAGAGCTTCTTCTCCGACCCTGCCGCTCCTGTGCGCAACCTCAAG cgccAGGACGCCAGGATCATCGTGGGGCTCTTCTACGAGACCGAGGCGCGGAAGGTCTTCTGCGAG GTGTACAAGGAGAAGCTGTACGGCAAGAAGTACGTCTGGTTCCTGATCGGCTGGTACGCCGACAACTGGTTCCGCATCAAGGACCCTGCCATCAACTGCACCCAGGCCGAGATGGCCGAGGCCGTGGAGGGGCACGTCACCACCGAGATCGTCATGCTCAACCCCGAGAACACCCGCAGCATCTCCAACATG ACCTCCCAGGAGTTCATCgagaagctgcagaagaggCTGGGCAAGAACCCCGAGGAGACAGGAGGCTTCCAGGAGGCTCCCCTGGCCTATGATGCCATCtgggccctggccctggccctcaacaagacctctgcagagctggccaagaagggccTGAGGCTGGAGGACTTCAACTACAACAACAAGAACATCACCGACGAGATCTACAGAGCCCTCAACTCCTCGGCCTTTGAGGGGGTCTCG ggCCACGTCGTGTTCGACGCCAGCGGCTCGCGCATGGCCTGGACCCTCATCgagcagctgcagg GAGGGGTCTACAAGAAGATTGGTTACTATGACAGCACCAAGGACAACCTCTCCTGGTACAACAACGACAAATGGATCG gaggtgCCCCTCCAGCTGACTACACCAAGGTCATCACCACCTTCAGATTCCTCTCCCAGAAGCTCTTCATCTCTGTCTCGGTGTTGGCTTCCTTGGGCATCCTCCTGGCCATCATCTGCTTGGCCTTCAACATCTACAACGGCCACGTCCG GTACATCCAGAACTCCCAACCCTACCTGAACAACATGACCGCCGTGGGCTGCaccctggccctggctgctgtcttccccctgggcctggatGGGTACCACATCGGGCCAGGCCTCTTCCCATTCGTCTGCCAG gccaggctctggctgctgggccTGGGCTTCAGCCTGGCCTACGGCAGCATGTTCACCAAGATCTGGTGGGTCCACACCGTCTTCACCAAGAAGGAGGacaagaaggagaagaggaag ACTCTGGAGCCTTGGAAGCTCTATGCCAccgtggggctgctggtggggctggacGTGGTCACCTTAATCATCTGGCAGATCGTGGACCCCCTGCACCGCACCATCGAG GAGTTCACCAAGGAGGAGCCCAAGACGGACACCGACGtctccatcctgccccagctggagcactgcagctccaCCAAGATGAACACCTGGCTGG GGATCTTCTACGGCtccaaggggctgctgctgctgctgggcatctTCCTGGCCTACGAGACCAAGAGCGTCTCCACCGAGAAGATCAACGACCACCGCGCCGTGGGCATGGCCATCTACAACGTGGCA GTGCTGTGCCTGATCACGGCGCCGGTCACCATGatcctcagcagccagcaggacgCCGCCTTCGCCTTCGCCTCCCTGGCCGTCGTCTTCTCCTCCTACATCACCTTGGTCGTCCTCTTCGTGCCCAAG ATGCGGCGCCTGATCACGCGTGGGGAGTGGCAGTCGGAGCAGCAGGACACCATGAAGACAGGATCCTCCACCAACAACAACGAGGAGGAGAagtccaggctgctggagaaggagaacagggagctggagaagatcaTCGCTGAG AAGGAGGAACGAGTCTCGGAGCTgcgccagcagctgcaggaccgGCAGCAGCTCCGCTCCCGGCGCCGCTCCTCCAACCCCGCCCGGGACGCCGACAACCACTTCCCGCCGGGGGTGGGCTCCTCCCCGGCCCCCCCGGCTCCTTTCTACCAACCCAACCTGCCCCTGGTGCGCTGCTTGGTCACCGAGCAGGCCGAGAAGCTCGGCAGGGCCAACTGCGACGGCAGCCGAGTGCACCTGCTCTACAAGTGA
- the LOC128899052 gene encoding HLA class II histocompatibility antigen, DM beta chain, whose protein sequence is MLVILGLALGVQGAGAFVLQLSSSCPLASNGSALAFGLSLLFNRGPLVCYAPAARSFEPCAPGPLQELAAQVASVLNGDAACRQRAESRHRACGQLGARFWGSTALRRVPAVPSLSPVPPHARVVPLTPARAGGPVLLRCHVWGFYPPEVTIAWLRNGDLVAPGGSDPLPPATPNGDWTYQTQAILEVIPEPGDTFTCAVQHSSLDRPLLQDWGLGLSSGLKLKVVAATLLMALGLSCFVAGAVRYCARPAAPGYTPLPGDTYPAGNLLSLVSCPHVPKGHLTPYATHCLPAPGSI, encoded by the exons ATGCTGGTGATACTGGGACTGGCCCTGGGCGTCCAGGGGGCAG gagcCTTCGTGCTGCAGCTGTCCAGCTCCTGCCCGCTGGCCTCCAACGGCTCCGCGCTGGCCTTcggcctcagcctcctcttcaacaGGGGTCCCCTGGTCTGCTACGCCCCTGCCGCTCGCAGCTTCGAGCCCTGCGCCCCGGGACCGCTGCAGGAGCTGGCGGCGCAGGTGGCCTCGGTGCTGAACGGCGACGCCGCCTGTAGACAGCGAGCCGAGAGCCGGCACCGGGCGTGCGGGCAGCTGGGGGCTCGGTTCTGGGGGTCCACGGCCCTGCgcaggg tccctgctgtcccctcctTGTCACCAGTGCCACCCCATGCCAGGGTCGTCCCCTTGACGCCCGCCAGGGCAGGGGGCCCTGTCCTGCTCCGCTGCCACGTGTGGGGCTTCTACCCCCCCGAGGTGACCATCGCCTGGCTGCGCAACGGGGACCTGGTGGCACCCGGGGGCAGcgaccccctgccccccgccaCCCCCAACGGGGACTGGACCTACCAGACCCAGGCGATCCTGGAGGTGATCCCGGAGCCTGGGGACACCTTCACCTGCGCCGTCCAGCACTCCAGCCTGGACCGGCCCCTCCTGCAGGACTGGG GGCTTGGCTTGTCCTCAGGGCTGAAGCTGAAGGTGGTGGCAGCCACCCTGCTGATGgcgctggggctgagctgcttcgTGGCTGGGGCCGTGCGGTACTGCGCAAGGCCAGCGGCACCTG GTTACACTCCGCTCCCTGGTGACACCTACCCTGCAGGTAACCTCCTGTCCCTTGTCtcctgtccccatgtccccaagGGACATCTCACCCCTTATGCCACCCACTGTCTCCCCGCTCCAGGCAGCATCTGA
- the LOC128899053 gene encoding HLA class II histocompatibility antigen, DM beta chain-like produces MVLGQAGARPPPAMWLLRVLGLVLSCQGTGAFVMQVSSSCLLAANGSVPAFGLSLLFDRTPLACFVPQAQLFLPCAQGALQGVDSVVASLLNADPAWGHRAQSRLRACQELGTELWGSTARRSVPPQLRIVADPLPTTPGGVLLTCYVWGFYPPEVTVTWMLNGDPVATAGTAKVLPRGDFTYQTQATLRASAQPGDSFSCSVQHRSLQQPLRQHWGPGLSPELLVKVVVAVAIMGLGLVVFSAGTFCYCQGGVSGTVTNGGEPEPPPRCLPAPAAASESQSGNW; encoded by the exons ATGGtcctgggacaggctggagcTCGCCCACCACCAGCCATGTGGCTACTGAGGGTACTGGgactggtgctgagctgccaggggaCAG GAGCCTTCGTGATGCAGGtgtccagctcctgcctcctggCTGCCAACGGCTCGGTGCCAGCCTTcggcctcagcctcctcttcgaCAGGACCCCCCTGGCCTGCTTCGTGCCCCAGGCCCAGCTCTTCCTGCCCTGCGCCCAGGGGGCGCTCCAGGGGGTGGACTCGGTGGTGGCCTCGCTCCTGAACGCTGACCCTGCCTGGGGGCACCGTGCCCAGAGCCGCCTCagggcctgccaggagctgggcacagagctctggggctccacTGCCCGCAGGAGCg tccCCCCTCAGCTCCGCATCGTCGCTGACCCCCTGCCCACCACCCCCGGGGGGGTCCTCCTGACCTGCTACGTTTGGGGCTTCTACCCCCCCGAGGTGACTGTCACCTGGATGCTCAACGGGGACCCGGTGGCCACCGCTGGCACTGccaaggtgctgcccaggggcgaCTTCACCTACCAGACCCAGGCGACCCTGAGGGCCAGCGCCCAGCCCGGGgacagcttcagctgctccGTGCAGCAccgcagcctgcagcagcctctgcggcagcactggg GTCCTGGCttgtccccagagctgctggtgaaggtggtggtggcagtggccatcatggggctggggctggtggtcTTCTCTGCTGGCACCTTCTGCTACTGCCAGG ggggggtgagtGGGACGGTGACAAACGGGGGGGAGCCGGAGCCACCCCCGCGCTGCCTCCCGGCGCCGGCGGCCGCCAGCGAGTCCCAGTCCGGCAACTGGTGA
- the LOC128899090 gene encoding class II histocompatibility antigen, M alpha chain isoform X2 — protein MRAAGLLRRCGGTELRRGTLSPVTSDSSQHRPGIEPPAHTLAEVLSCQPGAPSLSLALTFDSDQLFWFDFPRSSWTPRLPQLPPWPPGLETPEELLLDASLCQELLRAISKAVTGILPEAKGIPVATVFPMLPPALGQANTLVCLVENIFPPAVRLSWQLNGEPPARGVTHTHYTPTAEGAFVLFSYLEVTPGAGDIVSCLVSHGEDNSSVVAYWVPPVPAQSEVLETALCGAAMALGILLGILGISLLLVARRNGQG, from the exons CCGAGCTCCGCCGCGGGACTCTGTCCCCGGTGACAAGTGACAGCTCCCAGCACCGCCCCGGGATTG AGCCCCCTGCCCACACCTTGGCCGAGGTCCTCTCCTGCCAGCCGGGGGCGCCCTCGCTGAGCCTGGCTCTGACCTTCGACTCCGACCAACTCTTCTGGTTCGACTTCCCGAGGTCCTCCTggacccccaggctgccccagctgcccccctggCCCCCCGGCCTGGAGACCcccgaggagctgctgctggacgccagcctgtgccaggagctgctcagggccatcAGCAAGGCGGTCACAGGCATCCTGCCCGAGGCCAAGG gcatcCCGGTGGCCACCGTCTTCCCCATGCTGCCCCCGGCCCTGGGCCAGGCCAACACCTTGGTGTGCCTGGTGGAGAACATCTTCCCCCCGGCGGTGcggctcagctggcagctcaaCGGGGAGCCCCCGGCCCGGGGGGTCACCCACACCCACTACACCCCCACGGCCGAGGGGGCCTTCGTCCTCTTCTCCTACCTGGAGGTCACCCCCGGGGCCGGCGACATCGTCAGCTGCCTGGTGAGCCACGGGGAGGACAACAGCTCCGTGGTGGCCTACTGGG tgcccccagttcCTGCCCAGAGCGAGGTGCTGGAGACCGCTCTGTGTGGAGCTGCCATGGCCCTGGGCATCCTCCTGGGCATCTTGggcatctccctgctgctggtggcaagACGCAACGGCCAGG gctga
- the LOC128899090 gene encoding class II histocompatibility antigen, M alpha chain isoform X1, giving the protein MRAAGLLRRCGGTELRRGTLSPVTSDSSQHRPGIEPPAHTLAEVLSCQPGAPSLSLALTFDSDQLFWFDFPRSSWTPRLPQLPPWPPGLETPEELLLDASLCQELLRAISKAVTGILPEAKGIPVATVFPMLPPALGQANTLVCLVENIFPPAVRLSWQLNGEPPARGVTHTHYTPTAEGAFVLFSYLEVTPGAGDIVSCLVSHGEDNSSVVAYWVPPVPAQSEVLETALCGAAMALGILLGILGISLLLVARRNGQAG; this is encoded by the exons CCGAGCTCCGCCGCGGGACTCTGTCCCCGGTGACAAGTGACAGCTCCCAGCACCGCCCCGGGATTG AGCCCCCTGCCCACACCTTGGCCGAGGTCCTCTCCTGCCAGCCGGGGGCGCCCTCGCTGAGCCTGGCTCTGACCTTCGACTCCGACCAACTCTTCTGGTTCGACTTCCCGAGGTCCTCCTggacccccaggctgccccagctgcccccctggCCCCCCGGCCTGGAGACCcccgaggagctgctgctggacgccagcctgtgccaggagctgctcagggccatcAGCAAGGCGGTCACAGGCATCCTGCCCGAGGCCAAGG gcatcCCGGTGGCCACCGTCTTCCCCATGCTGCCCCCGGCCCTGGGCCAGGCCAACACCTTGGTGTGCCTGGTGGAGAACATCTTCCCCCCGGCGGTGcggctcagctggcagctcaaCGGGGAGCCCCCGGCCCGGGGGGTCACCCACACCCACTACACCCCCACGGCCGAGGGGGCCTTCGTCCTCTTCTCCTACCTGGAGGTCACCCCCGGGGCCGGCGACATCGTCAGCTGCCTGGTGAGCCACGGGGAGGACAACAGCTCCGTGGTGGCCTACTGGG tgcccccagttcCTGCCCAGAGCGAGGTGCTGGAGACCGCTCTGTGTGGAGCTGCCATGGCCCTGGGCATCCTCCTGGGCATCTTGggcatctccctgctgctggtggcaagACGCAACGGCCAGG caggctga
- the LOC128899090 gene encoding class II histocompatibility antigen, M alpha chain isoform X3, whose product MGGCGVLLPLLAAAGAALLWGGAPVVAVTDEPPAHTLAEVLSCQPGAPSLSLALTFDSDQLFWFDFPRSSWTPRLPQLPPWPPGLETPEELLLDASLCQELLRAISKAVTGILPEAKGIPVATVFPMLPPALGQANTLVCLVENIFPPAVRLSWQLNGEPPARGVTHTHYTPTAEGAFVLFSYLEVTPGAGDIVSCLVSHGEDNSSVVAYWVPPVPAQSEVLETALCGAAMALGILLGILGISLLLVARRNGQAG is encoded by the exons ATGGGTGGCTGCGGggtgctgctgccgctgctggcgGCCGCCGGGGCCGcgctgctctgggggggagcTCCGGTGGTCGCTGTCACCGACG AGCCCCCTGCCCACACCTTGGCCGAGGTCCTCTCCTGCCAGCCGGGGGCGCCCTCGCTGAGCCTGGCTCTGACCTTCGACTCCGACCAACTCTTCTGGTTCGACTTCCCGAGGTCCTCCTggacccccaggctgccccagctgcccccctggCCCCCCGGCCTGGAGACCcccgaggagctgctgctggacgccagcctgtgccaggagctgctcagggccatcAGCAAGGCGGTCACAGGCATCCTGCCCGAGGCCAAGG gcatcCCGGTGGCCACCGTCTTCCCCATGCTGCCCCCGGCCCTGGGCCAGGCCAACACCTTGGTGTGCCTGGTGGAGAACATCTTCCCCCCGGCGGTGcggctcagctggcagctcaaCGGGGAGCCCCCGGCCCGGGGGGTCACCCACACCCACTACACCCCCACGGCCGAGGGGGCCTTCGTCCTCTTCTCCTACCTGGAGGTCACCCCCGGGGCCGGCGACATCGTCAGCTGCCTGGTGAGCCACGGGGAGGACAACAGCTCCGTGGTGGCCTACTGGG tgcccccagttcCTGCCCAGAGCGAGGTGCTGGAGACCGCTCTGTGTGGAGCTGCCATGGCCCTGGGCATCCTCCTGGGCATCTTGggcatctccctgctgctggtggcaagACGCAACGGCCAGG caggctga